One segment of Hippopotamus amphibius kiboko isolate mHipAmp2 chromosome 2, mHipAmp2.hap2, whole genome shotgun sequence DNA contains the following:
- the RPUSD2 gene encoding pseudouridylate synthase RPUSD2 — protein sequence MWLRGRSWLPVLGQVCFSLRRLTFARTWGGCRGPMAETLSTGAEAASGLEALVQQNGDVGDDARGEQPSGLPEPADPRVEPAPGDAKQASGSGKQALAAGAAPGKRKKRRGATGERVVPPPKKRRAGVSFGDEHFAETSYYFEGGLRKVRPYYFDFRTYCKGRWVGHSLLHVFSTEFRAQPLAYYEAAVRAGRLHLNEEPVQDLSIVLKDNDFLRNTVHRHEPPVTAEPVRLLAENEDVVVVDKPSSIPVHPCGRFRHNTVIFILGKEHQLKELHPLHRLDRLTSGVLMFAKTAAVSERIHEQVRDRQLEKEYVCRVEGEFPAEELTCKEPILVVSYKVGVCRVDPRGKPCETVFQRLSYNGHSSVVRCRPLTGRTHQIRVHLQFLGHPILNDPIYNSVAWGPSRGRGGHIPKTDEELLRDLVAEHQAKQSLDVLDLCEGDLSPGLPDSTAPFSELGKDCLEELAASAQKMDGAVEAAPQDLDTVPLASGKATETDVVNQETDPLCAECRLVRQDPLPQDLVMFLHALRYKGPGFEYFSPVPAWAQDDWQED from the exons ATGTGGCTGCGCGGCCGCTCGTGGCTCCCGGTTCTTGGGCAAGTGTGCTTCAGTCTCCGGCGCCTTACCTTTGCTAGGACTTGGGGTGGCTGTAGGGGCCCCATGGCGGAAACACTGTCGACCGGGGCCGAAGCAGCGAGCGGGTTGGAGGCTCTGGTTCAGCAAAACGGAGATGTGGGTGACGACGCGAGGGGCGAGCAGCCCTCAGGGCTCCCGGAGCCGGCGGACCCGCGAGTGGAGCCGGCCCCGGGGGACGCGAAGCAGGCCTCAGGGAGCGGGAAGCAGGCCCTGGCTGCAGGCGCGGCCCCCGGCAAGCGGAAGAAGCGGCGAGGCGCAACCGGGGAGCGCGTTGTGCCGCCCCCAAAGAAGCGACGGGCAGGGGTTAGCTTCGGCGATGAACACTTTGCCGAGACCAGCTACTACTTTGAGGGCGGCCTGCGCAAAGTGCGGCCCTATTACTTTGACTTCCGGACTTATTGCAAAGGCCGCTGGGTGGGCCACAGCTTGCTGCACGTCTTCAGCACCGAGTTCCGAGCCCAGCCCCTGGCCTACTACGAGGCCGCGGTCAGGGCGGGGCGCCTGCACCTCAACGAGGAGCCGGTACAGGACCTCAGCATTGTGCTCAAG GACAATGACTTCTTACGGAACACAGTGCACAGGCATGAGCCACCAGTTACAGCAGAACCTGTCCGCCTGCTAGCAGAGAACGAAGATGTGGTGGTTGTAGACAAGCCTTCTTCCATTCCTGTCCACCCCTGTGGCCGCTTCCGACACAACACAGTCATCTTTATCCTGGGCAAGGAGCACCAGCTCAAGGAGCTACACCCATTGCATCGGCTTGACCGCCTTACCTCTGGGGTCCTGATGTTTGCCAAGACAGCAGCTGTCTCAGAGAGAATTCATGAACAGGTTCGGGATCGGCAG CTGGAGAAGGAGTATGTGTGTCGGGTGGAGGGAGAGTTCCCTGCCGAGGAACTAACCTGCAAGGAACCCATCTTGGTGGTGTCTTACAAGGTGGGGGTGTGCCGTGTAGATCCTCGGGGCAAGCCCTGTGAGACAGTGTTCCAGAGACTGAGCTACAATGGCCACTCCAGTGTGGTACGGTGCCGGCCACTCACGGGCCGCACCCACCAGATCCGAGTCCACCTCCAGTTCCTGGGCCACCCCATCCTTAATGACCCCATCTACAACTCAGTTGCCTGGGGCCCCTCCCGAGGCCGAGGTGGCCACATTCCAAAGACAGATGAGGAACTACTTCGGGACCTTGTGGCAGAGCACCAGGCCAAACAAAGTCTGGATGTGTTAGATCTCTGTGAGGGCGACCTGTCCCCAGGACTGCCAGACTCTACAGCACCCTTCTCAGAGCTGGGCAAGGACTGCCTAGAAGAATTGGCTGCATCTGCCCAGAAGATGGATGGAGCAGTTGAGGCAGCCCCTCAGGATCTGGACACAGTGCCCTTGGCATCAGGGAAGGCAACCGAAACAGATGTTGTGAATCAAGAGACAGACCCGCTCTGTGCAGAGTGCCGGCTAGTGCGACAGGACCCCTTGCCCCAGGACCTTGTGATGTTTCTGCATGCCCTGCGCTATAAAGGGCCAGGCTTTGAGTACTTTTCACCAGTGCCTGCCTGGGCACAAGATGACTGGCAAGAGGACTGA
- the CCDC32 gene encoding coiled-coil domain-containing protein 32, with protein MKMFESIDSTTTRSGPDLWAEICSCLPHPDQEDGASNAFSDSFMDSYPAGTGQREAPDFAVQPAVKPWAPLQDSEVYLASLEKKLRRIKGLNQEVTSKDMLRTLAQAKKECWDRFLQEKLASEFFVDGLDSDESTLEHFKRWLQPDKVAISTEEVQYLIPPESQVEKPAPRDEPAAAE; from the exons atgaaaatgtttgagaGCATTGACTCTACAACCACAAGATCTGGCCCGGATCTTTGGGCTGAAATCTGTTCCTGTCTGCCACATCCTGACCAAGAGGATGGTGCCAGCAATGCCTTCTCAGACTCCTTTATGGATTCTTACCCTGCAGGCACAGGCCAGAGGGAGGCCCCAGACTTTGCTGTGCAGCCAGCTGTCAAGCCTTGGGCTCCCCTGCAGGATTCAGAAGTGTATTTAGCATCTCTAG AGAAGAAACTGAGAAGAATCAAAGGTTTAAATCAGGAAGTGACTTCCAAGGACATGCTTCGAACCCTGGCCCAAGCTAAGAAGGAATGCTGGGATCGGTTCCTCCAGGAGAAGTTAGCATCAGAGTTCTTCGTGGATGGACTTGATTCTGATGAGAG CACCTTGGAACATTTCAAGAGGTGGCTGCAGCCAGATAAAGTAGCCATCAGTACAGAGGAGGTCCAGTATCTGATTCCTCCAGAGTCACAGGTTGAGAAGCCAGCGCCTAGGGACGAGCCAGCAGCCGCGGAATAA